One segment of Asterias rubens chromosome 2, eAstRub1.3, whole genome shotgun sequence DNA contains the following:
- the LOC117306865 gene encoding NLR family CARD domain-containing protein 3-like isoform X1 — protein MLKITKYCLFLPLFVTTLVSQREILHLSPQFKEADEKEYKQLNVVLVSMHAGVLFRAREMESLRPLQTLADLQDALSAARTDYNHSSAKVVTNKKHIRNSKKMAFKSSFVAKSNHTERSEPVDTKKQLEVDQAVAASNDRESEERHIQIFVSNPVKESLCLQLHPSTTISDLKEIIQERLNIQAKNQHLVTKRGIELCDTQSLIVLGIQQDTNLELRQVAGLMGGTRKRKSGSGQGKTVKIATIRLQDEQETKTSSESKQEDVPESIETIAGMTGSSTCAVQSQKTSPRTGAIPKNTRGRKEQMMKHQSREGLATQQRASTEKQDCLVQSQRTSPRTGAISKNARERKEQMNLQSRERLETPQSVSTEKQDCLVQSRRTSPRTGAIPKNTRGRKEQMKPQSQTTAKPHQSASVQLPEEPKPHQSASVHLPEEPKPHQSASVQLPEEPKPHQSSLVQLPEEPKPHQSASVHLQDKPTCKPHQRTSVHMLEELKPHQNALVHLPEEPILHQSVSSTAGIINEIASNCDCKEIVPTIHQDLATRSQSSDALTLYHHQPQAMVNDMSIGEGSNVFMAPASGITFKKKFIQHVSVTAVMPHPNHQAQAIADVTREVLKLVDMTTGAPSNPDSQGQAISDELPEALKQVYMNTGSFVQMLPWVDDDQMHIMDIYTKLVLVEHVDKVGKIVKQKKRMESYGDIFHFKTREGNPIKRVVFSGSAGLGKTTLCDKIAYDWAVGKSEILKRFKLVFVLKMRELKTNSDLIDAVFEQLLDKEAVLRSELKGFIDKNQDKVLILLDGFDEFQTTKLKKSSFGSLLKALNRKQYKECWVVIASRPPLDQLVSSSLVEKPFTHVEVEGFSAEDIEEYVNKFFPDDLENVRKLIEKIQSSEVLSDLAKSPMLLLLMCLLWRESGKLPDTMTRLYNDALKYIFRRKAEDSQDEISQILISIGKVALHGLISTDQCLSFKEKDFDKKAFDAAIRAGVLTSERVFKRLDVHNNVYFIHKTFLEFCAAMYWQSLINTEEFEDILVRVCSASSGYPSPYEYLLRFCCGDNEECTNKVLQKLQKNEDPRLGLICYFESQSKCLPSEDFINAVVRTEIRIDGWNSDCLNAFFQLVKQIVNQTNFQDSAYLSSVNHLSITNCDLQGFGSGLANWCLGGCASLWAPPLKQMNHLKNLSLAHCQLIGEDMAHIAESVSDMPTLIDLDLSGNETLGGSASLWATQLKGMKHLKKLGIAYCKLLRGDMAPIAESMSDMPTLIELDLSGNETLCGCASLWATHLKRMKHLNKLILTYCELKGADMAPIAESVSDMPNLIDLDLAGNVTLGGCASLWGTHLKRMKHLKKLTMAYCKLIGEDVAPIAESMSDMPNLGDLNLRGNEALGGCASLWATHLKSMKHLEKLSLESFRLAGKDLATIAESVSDMPNLIDLDLSYYELGGSASLRATSLKRMKCLKKLTLKGCRLLWNDMAPIAESLSEMPTLIELDLSWNVFLGGCASLWATHLKRMKHLTKLRLTYCKVMGEDVAPIAESVSDMPTLTDLDLSGNETLGGSASLWATHLKRMKHLKKLSLESCRLVLNDIVPIAKSVSDMPTLDLEMSGNKTLGGLRIIVGSSF, from the exons GAATCTTTGAGGCCTTTGCAAACCCTGGCTGACTTGCAGGATGCATTGAGTGCAGCAAGAACAGACTACAACCACTCATCAGCCAAGGTAGTGACCAACAAGAAACACATCAGAAATTCAAAGAAAATGGCGTTCAAGTCGTCATTTGTAGCAAAGTCAAATCATACAGAAAGATCTGAACCAGTGGACACCAAGAAGCAATTGGAAGTTGACCAAGCTGTGGCAGCATCGAATGACAG AGAGAGTGAAGAACGTCATATCCAGATATTTGTTTCTAATCCAGTAAAGGAGAGTCTCTGTCTGCAACTTCATCCATCCACCACCATCTCTGACTTGAAAGAAATAATCCAGGAAAGACTAAACATccaagcaaagaatcagcatCTTGTCACTAAGAGGGGCATTGAG CTTTGTGACACACAGTCTCTGATTGTGCTTGGCATTCAGCAAGATACCAACCTAGAGTTACGTCAAGTTGCTGGGTTGATGGGCGGTACAAGAAAGCGGAAATCGGGAAGTG GGCAGGGAAAAACTGTAAAAATAGCCACAATACGACTTCAAGATGAGCAGGAAACAAAGACTAGCTCAGAATCAAAACAAGAAGATGTCCCTGAGTCTATTGAGACTATTGCTGGCATGACTGGTTCTTCTACTTGTGCAGTCCAGTCTCAGAAAACTTCTCCTAGAACAGGGGCTATTCCTAAGAACACAAGGGGAAGGAAAGAACAAATGATGAAGCATCAATCTCGAGAAGGACTAGCAACTCAACAGAGAGCCTCTACTGAGAAACAAGATTGCTTAGTCCAGTCCCAGAGAACTTCTCCTAGAACAGGGGCCATTTCTAAGAACGCAAGAGAAAGGAAAGAACAAATGAATCTTCAATCTCGAGAACGACTTGAAACTCCACAGAGTGTCTCTACTGAGAAACAAGATTGCTTAGTCCAGTCCCGGAGAACTTCTCCTAGAACAGGGGCCATTCCTAAGAACACAAGAGGAAGGAAAGAACAAATGAAGCCTCAATCTCAAACAACAGCAAAACCTCATCAGAGTGCCTCGGTCCAGTTACCTGAGGAACCTAAACCTCATCAGAGTGCCTCAGTCCATTTGCCTGAGGAACCTAAACCTCATCAGAGTGCCTCGGTCCAGTTACCTGAGGAACCTAAACCTCATCAGAGTTCCTTGGTCCAGTTGCCGGAGGAACCTAAACCGCATCAGAGTGCCTCGGTCCATTTGCAGGacaaacctacatgtaaacCTCATCAGCGTACCTCAGTCCATATGCTGGAGGAACTTAAACCTCATCAGAATGCCTTGGTTCATTTGCCAGAGGAACCCATACTGCATCAGAGTGTGTCGTCTACAGCAGGAATCATCAATGAGATAGCTTCAAACTGTGACTGTAAAG AAATAGTTCCTACAATTCACCAAGACCTCGCAACAAGATCACAATCATCTGATGCGCTTACCTTATATCATCACCAACCACAGGCAATGGTGAACGACATGTCAATCGGAGAGGGTAGTAACGTCTTTATGGCCCCCGCTTCTGGAATAACCTTCAAGAAAAAGTTCATACAACATGTATCTGTAACAG CAGTAATGCCACATCCCAATCATCAAGCCCAAGCTATTGCAGATGTGACTAGAGAGGTATTGAAGCTAGTGGACATGACTACAG GAGCCCCATCAAACCCCGATTCTCAAGGTCAAGCTATTTCAGATGAACTTCCAGAGGCATTGAAGCAAGTTTACATGAATACAGGTAGCTTTGTACAGATGCTCCCATGGGTTGATGATGATCAGATGCACATAATGGACATCTACACTAAGCTTGTTTTAGTTGAACATGTTGACAAGGTAGGGAAGATTGTGAAACAGAAAAAACGAATGGAATCATATGGAGACATTTTCCACTTCAAAACAAGGGAGGGCAATCCCATCAAACGTGTTGTTTTTAGTGGATCGGCAGGTCTTGGAAAGACGACTCTTTGTGACAAAATCGCTTATGATTGGGCAGTTGGTAAGAGTGAGATACTCAAAAgattcaaacttgtttttgttttgaaaatgcgtgaactgaaaacaaattcagaCCTTATTGATGCTGTCTTTGAGCAGCTTTTGGACAAAGAGGCTGTATTAAGGTCTGAATTAAAAGGGTTCATTGACAAGAACCAAGACAAAGTGTTGATCCTCTTGGATGGGTTTGACGAATTTCAAACCACTAAGCTAAAAAAGTCCTCATTTGGTTCACTTCTCAAGGCTCTTAATCGAAAGCAGTACAAAGAATGCTGGGTAGTTATCGCATCTCGTCCTCCCCTTGACCAACTAGTCAGCTCATCATTGGTTGAAAAGCCATTCACTCATGTGGAAGTTGAGGGGTTTTCAGCTGAGGATATTGAGGAATATGTGAATAAATTCTTCCCTGATGACCTTGAGAATGTTAGGAAGCTGATAGAGAAGATACAATCTTCTGAAGTTTTGTCTGATTTGGCAAAGAGTCCAATGTTGCTGCTTCTGATGTGCTTGCTCTGGAGAGAGTCGGGAAAACTCCCAGACACAATGACTCGTCTATACAACGATGCATTGAAATACATATTCAGGAGAAAAGCAGAAGACTCACAAGATGAAATATCACAAATATTGATTTCAATTGGAAAGGTTGCTCTACATGGTTTAATTTCTACAGATCAGTGTctttcctttaaagaaaaagaTTTTGACAAGAAAGCATTCGATGCAGCAATACGTGCAGGTGTTCTCACTAGCGAAAGGGTCTTCAAGAGGCTAGACGTTCATAACAATGTGTATTTTATACACAAAACTTTCTTGGAATTCTGTGCTGCAATGTATTGGCAAAGTTTAATCAACACAGAGGAATTTGAAGACATCCTTGTCCGGGTTTGCAGTGCCTCAAGTGGATATCCTTCTCCATATGAGTATCTGTTAAGGTTTTGTTGTGGTGACAATGAGGAATGTACAAACAAAGTCTTACAAAAACTGCAGAAGAATGAAGACCCAAGGTTGGGTCTTATTTGTTACTTTGAGAGTCAGTCCAAGTGCTTACCATCAGAGGATTTCATCAATGCAGTTGTGAGGACTGAAATTAGAATAGATGGGTGGAATAGTGATTGTTTGAACGCCTTCTTTCAATTAGTGAAGCAAATTGTTAATCAAACAAACTTCCAAGATAGTGCCTACCTTTCCAGTGTAAATCATCTTTCCATTACAAACTGTGACCTACAAGGGTTTGGTAGTGGGTTAGCAAATTGGTGTttgggtggttgtgcatcattgtgggctcCTCCTTTGAAGCAAATGAACCACCTCAAGAACCTGAGCTTGGCACACTGCCAACTGATAGGGGAAGACATGGCCCATATTGCTGAATCAGTTagtgacatgccaactctaATTGATCTGGACTTGTCTGGGAATGAAACCTTGGGTGGTTCtgcatcattgtgggctactcAATTGAAGGGAATGAAACACCTCAAGAAGCTGGGAATTGCTTACTGCAAACTGTTAAGGGGAGACATGGCACCTATTGCTGAGTCGAtgagtgacatgccaactctGATTGAACTGGATCTGTCTGGGAATGAAACCTTGTgtggttgtgcatcattgtgggctactcatttgaagagaatgaagcaCCTCAATAAGCTGATATTGACATACTGCGAACTTAAAGGGGCAGACatggcccctattgctgagtcagtgagtgacatgccaaaTCTAATAGATCTGGATTTGGCGGGGAATGTTaccttgggtggttgtgcatcCTTGTGGGGtactcatttgaagagaatgaaacACCTCAAGAAGCTGACAATGGCATACTGCAAACTGATAGGGGAAGACGtggcccctattgctgagtcaATGAGTGACATGCCAAATCTAGGTGATCTGAATTTGCGTGGGAATGAAGCTttgggtggttgtgcatcattgtgggctactcATTTGAAGAGCATGAAACACCTCGAGAAGCTCAGTTTGGAAAGTTTTAGACTGGCGGGGAAAGACTTGGCAACTATcgctgagtcagtgagtgacatgccaaaTCTAATAGATCTGGATCTGTCTTACTATGAATTGGGGGGTAGTGCATCATTGCGGGCTACTTCTTTGAAGAGAATGAAATGCCTCAAGAAGCTTACATTGAAAGGTTGCAGACTGTTATGGAATGACATGGCACCTATTGCCGAGTCACTGAGTGAAATGCCAACTCTGATTGAACTGGATCTGTCTTGGAATGTATTcttgggtggttgtgcatcattgtgggctactcatttgaagagaatgaaacACCTCACTAAGCTGAGATTGACATACTGCAAAGTGATGGGGGAGGACGTGGCCCCTATTGCCGAGTCGgtgagtgacatgccaactctaACTGATCTGGACTTGTCTGGGAATGAAACCTTGGGTGGTTCTGCGTCATTGTGGGctactcatttgaagagaatgaaacACCTCAAGAAGCTGAGTTTGGAAAGTTGCAGACTGGTATTGAATGACATTGTACCTATTGCtaagtcagtgagtgacatgccaactctTGATCTGGAGATGTCTGGGAATAAAACCCTGGGGGGGTTGCGCATCATTGTGGGGTCCTCATTTTAA
- the LOC117306865 gene encoding NLR family CARD domain-containing protein 3-like isoform X2 translates to MLKITKYCLFLPLFVTTLVSQREILHLSPQFKEADEKEYKQLNVVLVSMHAGVLFRAREMESLRPLQTLADLQDALSAARTDYNHSSAKVVTNKKHIRNSKKMAFKSSFVAKSNHTERSEPVDTKKQLEVDQAVAASNDRESEERHIQIFVSNPVKESLCLQLHPSTTISDLKEIIQERLNIQAKNQHLVTKRGIELCDTQSLIVLGIQQDTNLELRQVAGLMGGTRKRKSGSGQGKTVKIATIRLQDEQETKTSSESKQEDVPESIETIAGMTGSSTCAVQSQKTSPRTGAIPKNTRGRKEQMMKHQSREGLATQQRASTEKQDCLVQSQRTSPRTGAISKNARERKEQMNLQSRERLETPQSVSTEKQDCLVQSRRTSPRTGAIPKNTRGRKEQMKPQSQTTAKPHQSASVQLPEEPKPHQSASVHLPEEPKPHQSASVQLPEEPKPHQSSLVQLPEEPKPHQSASVHLQDKPTCKPHQRTSVHMLEELKPHQNALVHLPEEPILHQSVSSTAGIINEIASNCDCKEIVPTIHQDLATRSQSSDALTLYHHQPQAMVNDMSIGEGSNVFMAPASGITFKKKFIQHVSVTVMPHPNHQAQAIADVTREVLKLVDMTTGAPSNPDSQGQAISDELPEALKQVYMNTGSFVQMLPWVDDDQMHIMDIYTKLVLVEHVDKVGKIVKQKKRMESYGDIFHFKTREGNPIKRVVFSGSAGLGKTTLCDKIAYDWAVGKSEILKRFKLVFVLKMRELKTNSDLIDAVFEQLLDKEAVLRSELKGFIDKNQDKVLILLDGFDEFQTTKLKKSSFGSLLKALNRKQYKECWVVIASRPPLDQLVSSSLVEKPFTHVEVEGFSAEDIEEYVNKFFPDDLENVRKLIEKIQSSEVLSDLAKSPMLLLLMCLLWRESGKLPDTMTRLYNDALKYIFRRKAEDSQDEISQILISIGKVALHGLISTDQCLSFKEKDFDKKAFDAAIRAGVLTSERVFKRLDVHNNVYFIHKTFLEFCAAMYWQSLINTEEFEDILVRVCSASSGYPSPYEYLLRFCCGDNEECTNKVLQKLQKNEDPRLGLICYFESQSKCLPSEDFINAVVRTEIRIDGWNSDCLNAFFQLVKQIVNQTNFQDSAYLSSVNHLSITNCDLQGFGSGLANWCLGGCASLWAPPLKQMNHLKNLSLAHCQLIGEDMAHIAESVSDMPTLIDLDLSGNETLGGSASLWATQLKGMKHLKKLGIAYCKLLRGDMAPIAESMSDMPTLIELDLSGNETLCGCASLWATHLKRMKHLNKLILTYCELKGADMAPIAESVSDMPNLIDLDLAGNVTLGGCASLWGTHLKRMKHLKKLTMAYCKLIGEDVAPIAESMSDMPNLGDLNLRGNEALGGCASLWATHLKSMKHLEKLSLESFRLAGKDLATIAESVSDMPNLIDLDLSYYELGGSASLRATSLKRMKCLKKLTLKGCRLLWNDMAPIAESLSEMPTLIELDLSWNVFLGGCASLWATHLKRMKHLTKLRLTYCKVMGEDVAPIAESVSDMPTLTDLDLSGNETLGGSASLWATHLKRMKHLKKLSLESCRLVLNDIVPIAKSVSDMPTLDLEMSGNKTLGGLRIIVGSSF, encoded by the exons GAATCTTTGAGGCCTTTGCAAACCCTGGCTGACTTGCAGGATGCATTGAGTGCAGCAAGAACAGACTACAACCACTCATCAGCCAAGGTAGTGACCAACAAGAAACACATCAGAAATTCAAAGAAAATGGCGTTCAAGTCGTCATTTGTAGCAAAGTCAAATCATACAGAAAGATCTGAACCAGTGGACACCAAGAAGCAATTGGAAGTTGACCAAGCTGTGGCAGCATCGAATGACAG AGAGAGTGAAGAACGTCATATCCAGATATTTGTTTCTAATCCAGTAAAGGAGAGTCTCTGTCTGCAACTTCATCCATCCACCACCATCTCTGACTTGAAAGAAATAATCCAGGAAAGACTAAACATccaagcaaagaatcagcatCTTGTCACTAAGAGGGGCATTGAG CTTTGTGACACACAGTCTCTGATTGTGCTTGGCATTCAGCAAGATACCAACCTAGAGTTACGTCAAGTTGCTGGGTTGATGGGCGGTACAAGAAAGCGGAAATCGGGAAGTG GGCAGGGAAAAACTGTAAAAATAGCCACAATACGACTTCAAGATGAGCAGGAAACAAAGACTAGCTCAGAATCAAAACAAGAAGATGTCCCTGAGTCTATTGAGACTATTGCTGGCATGACTGGTTCTTCTACTTGTGCAGTCCAGTCTCAGAAAACTTCTCCTAGAACAGGGGCTATTCCTAAGAACACAAGGGGAAGGAAAGAACAAATGATGAAGCATCAATCTCGAGAAGGACTAGCAACTCAACAGAGAGCCTCTACTGAGAAACAAGATTGCTTAGTCCAGTCCCAGAGAACTTCTCCTAGAACAGGGGCCATTTCTAAGAACGCAAGAGAAAGGAAAGAACAAATGAATCTTCAATCTCGAGAACGACTTGAAACTCCACAGAGTGTCTCTACTGAGAAACAAGATTGCTTAGTCCAGTCCCGGAGAACTTCTCCTAGAACAGGGGCCATTCCTAAGAACACAAGAGGAAGGAAAGAACAAATGAAGCCTCAATCTCAAACAACAGCAAAACCTCATCAGAGTGCCTCGGTCCAGTTACCTGAGGAACCTAAACCTCATCAGAGTGCCTCAGTCCATTTGCCTGAGGAACCTAAACCTCATCAGAGTGCCTCGGTCCAGTTACCTGAGGAACCTAAACCTCATCAGAGTTCCTTGGTCCAGTTGCCGGAGGAACCTAAACCGCATCAGAGTGCCTCGGTCCATTTGCAGGacaaacctacatgtaaacCTCATCAGCGTACCTCAGTCCATATGCTGGAGGAACTTAAACCTCATCAGAATGCCTTGGTTCATTTGCCAGAGGAACCCATACTGCATCAGAGTGTGTCGTCTACAGCAGGAATCATCAATGAGATAGCTTCAAACTGTGACTGTAAAG AAATAGTTCCTACAATTCACCAAGACCTCGCAACAAGATCACAATCATCTGATGCGCTTACCTTATATCATCACCAACCACAGGCAATGGTGAACGACATGTCAATCGGAGAGGGTAGTAACGTCTTTATGGCCCCCGCTTCTGGAATAACCTTCAAGAAAAAGTTCATACAACATGTATCTGTAACAG TAATGCCACATCCCAATCATCAAGCCCAAGCTATTGCAGATGTGACTAGAGAGGTATTGAAGCTAGTGGACATGACTACAG GAGCCCCATCAAACCCCGATTCTCAAGGTCAAGCTATTTCAGATGAACTTCCAGAGGCATTGAAGCAAGTTTACATGAATACAGGTAGCTTTGTACAGATGCTCCCATGGGTTGATGATGATCAGATGCACATAATGGACATCTACACTAAGCTTGTTTTAGTTGAACATGTTGACAAGGTAGGGAAGATTGTGAAACAGAAAAAACGAATGGAATCATATGGAGACATTTTCCACTTCAAAACAAGGGAGGGCAATCCCATCAAACGTGTTGTTTTTAGTGGATCGGCAGGTCTTGGAAAGACGACTCTTTGTGACAAAATCGCTTATGATTGGGCAGTTGGTAAGAGTGAGATACTCAAAAgattcaaacttgtttttgttttgaaaatgcgtgaactgaaaacaaattcagaCCTTATTGATGCTGTCTTTGAGCAGCTTTTGGACAAAGAGGCTGTATTAAGGTCTGAATTAAAAGGGTTCATTGACAAGAACCAAGACAAAGTGTTGATCCTCTTGGATGGGTTTGACGAATTTCAAACCACTAAGCTAAAAAAGTCCTCATTTGGTTCACTTCTCAAGGCTCTTAATCGAAAGCAGTACAAAGAATGCTGGGTAGTTATCGCATCTCGTCCTCCCCTTGACCAACTAGTCAGCTCATCATTGGTTGAAAAGCCATTCACTCATGTGGAAGTTGAGGGGTTTTCAGCTGAGGATATTGAGGAATATGTGAATAAATTCTTCCCTGATGACCTTGAGAATGTTAGGAAGCTGATAGAGAAGATACAATCTTCTGAAGTTTTGTCTGATTTGGCAAAGAGTCCAATGTTGCTGCTTCTGATGTGCTTGCTCTGGAGAGAGTCGGGAAAACTCCCAGACACAATGACTCGTCTATACAACGATGCATTGAAATACATATTCAGGAGAAAAGCAGAAGACTCACAAGATGAAATATCACAAATATTGATTTCAATTGGAAAGGTTGCTCTACATGGTTTAATTTCTACAGATCAGTGTctttcctttaaagaaaaagaTTTTGACAAGAAAGCATTCGATGCAGCAATACGTGCAGGTGTTCTCACTAGCGAAAGGGTCTTCAAGAGGCTAGACGTTCATAACAATGTGTATTTTATACACAAAACTTTCTTGGAATTCTGTGCTGCAATGTATTGGCAAAGTTTAATCAACACAGAGGAATTTGAAGACATCCTTGTCCGGGTTTGCAGTGCCTCAAGTGGATATCCTTCTCCATATGAGTATCTGTTAAGGTTTTGTTGTGGTGACAATGAGGAATGTACAAACAAAGTCTTACAAAAACTGCAGAAGAATGAAGACCCAAGGTTGGGTCTTATTTGTTACTTTGAGAGTCAGTCCAAGTGCTTACCATCAGAGGATTTCATCAATGCAGTTGTGAGGACTGAAATTAGAATAGATGGGTGGAATAGTGATTGTTTGAACGCCTTCTTTCAATTAGTGAAGCAAATTGTTAATCAAACAAACTTCCAAGATAGTGCCTACCTTTCCAGTGTAAATCATCTTTCCATTACAAACTGTGACCTACAAGGGTTTGGTAGTGGGTTAGCAAATTGGTGTttgggtggttgtgcatcattgtgggctcCTCCTTTGAAGCAAATGAACCACCTCAAGAACCTGAGCTTGGCACACTGCCAACTGATAGGGGAAGACATGGCCCATATTGCTGAATCAGTTagtgacatgccaactctaATTGATCTGGACTTGTCTGGGAATGAAACCTTGGGTGGTTCtgcatcattgtgggctactcAATTGAAGGGAATGAAACACCTCAAGAAGCTGGGAATTGCTTACTGCAAACTGTTAAGGGGAGACATGGCACCTATTGCTGAGTCGAtgagtgacatgccaactctGATTGAACTGGATCTGTCTGGGAATGAAACCTTGTgtggttgtgcatcattgtgggctactcatttgaagagaatgaagcaCCTCAATAAGCTGATATTGACATACTGCGAACTTAAAGGGGCAGACatggcccctattgctgagtcagtgagtgacatgccaaaTCTAATAGATCTGGATTTGGCGGGGAATGTTaccttgggtggttgtgcatcCTTGTGGGGtactcatttgaagagaatgaaacACCTCAAGAAGCTGACAATGGCATACTGCAAACTGATAGGGGAAGACGtggcccctattgctgagtcaATGAGTGACATGCCAAATCTAGGTGATCTGAATTTGCGTGGGAATGAAGCTttgggtggttgtgcatcattgtgggctactcATTTGAAGAGCATGAAACACCTCGAGAAGCTCAGTTTGGAAAGTTTTAGACTGGCGGGGAAAGACTTGGCAACTATcgctgagtcagtgagtgacatgccaaaTCTAATAGATCTGGATCTGTCTTACTATGAATTGGGGGGTAGTGCATCATTGCGGGCTACTTCTTTGAAGAGAATGAAATGCCTCAAGAAGCTTACATTGAAAGGTTGCAGACTGTTATGGAATGACATGGCACCTATTGCCGAGTCACTGAGTGAAATGCCAACTCTGATTGAACTGGATCTGTCTTGGAATGTATTcttgggtggttgtgcatcattgtgggctactcatttgaagagaatgaaacACCTCACTAAGCTGAGATTGACATACTGCAAAGTGATGGGGGAGGACGTGGCCCCTATTGCCGAGTCGgtgagtgacatgccaactctaACTGATCTGGACTTGTCTGGGAATGAAACCTTGGGTGGTTCTGCGTCATTGTGGGctactcatttgaagagaatgaaacACCTCAAGAAGCTGAGTTTGGAAAGTTGCAGACTGGTATTGAATGACATTGTACCTATTGCtaagtcagtgagtgacatgccaactctTGATCTGGAGATGTCTGGGAATAAAACCCTGGGGGGGTTGCGCATCATTGTGGGGTCCTCATTTTAA